One segment of Ascidiaceihabitans donghaensis DNA contains the following:
- the hslV gene encoding ATP-dependent protease subunit HslV, with amino-acid sequence MADDTFPGWHGTTIIGVKKDGKVVIAGDGQVSLGQTVIKGTARKVRRLSPGGFDVVAGFAGSTADAFTLLERLETKLEATPGQLARASVELAKDWRTDKYLQKLEAMLIVTDGKELLVITGAGDVLEPEHNVAAIGSGGNFALAAARGMMDSDKSAEQVARGAMAIAADICVYTNGNLTVESI; translated from the coding sequence ATGGCAGACGATACATTCCCGGGCTGGCACGGCACGACCATCATCGGCGTCAAGAAAGATGGTAAAGTGGTCATCGCGGGCGACGGGCAAGTGTCCTTGGGGCAAACAGTTATCAAAGGCACAGCACGAAAGGTGCGCCGCCTGTCACCGGGTGGATTTGATGTCGTGGCAGGCTTTGCGGGGTCAACCGCTGACGCATTTACGCTGTTGGAACGTCTGGAAACAAAGCTGGAAGCGACACCGGGTCAGCTTGCCCGCGCTTCCGTGGAACTGGCCAAGGACTGGCGCACTGACAAATATCTACAAAAGCTGGAAGCCATGTTGATCGTAACAGACGGCAAAGAACTGTTGGTCATCACCGGCGCTGGCGATGTTCTGGAACCCGAACACAACGTGGCCGCCATCGGATCGGGGGGCAACTTTGCGCTCGCGGCAGCCCGCGGCATGATGGACAGCGACAAATCGGCAGAACAAGTGGCCCGTGGCGCCATGGCCATCGCGGCAGACATCTGCGTTTACACAAACGGCAACCTGACAGTGGAAAGCATATGA
- the trxA gene encoding thioredoxin produces MATVSVSDDQFDAEVKNSDIPVVVDFWAEWCGPCKSIGPALEELSDEMAGKVKIVKVNVDENPNSPAQLGVRGIPALFVFKDGQVVSNMAGAKPKASLQKWIEDSI; encoded by the coding sequence ATGGCTACAGTTTCCGTATCAGACGACCAATTTGACGCCGAAGTCAAAAACTCTGACATCCCCGTCGTTGTCGATTTCTGGGCAGAATGGTGCGGCCCGTGCAAATCTATTGGCCCAGCGCTTGAAGAGCTGTCCGACGAGATGGCGGGCAAAGTGAAGATCGTTAAAGTGAACGTGGATGAAAACCCGAATTCACCCGCCCAACTGGGTGTGCGCGGCATTCCTGCGTTGTTTGTCTTCAAAGACGGTCAGGTTGTGTCCAACATGGCAGGCGCAAAACCGAAAGCGTCCCTGCAAAAATGGATCGAAGATTCGATCTAA
- the hslU gene encoding ATP-dependent protease ATPase subunit HslU, which produces MTDLTPREIVSELDRFIIGQNDAKRAVAVALRNRWRRKQLPDDLRDEVYPKNILMIGPTGVGKTEISRRLAKLAKAPFLKVEATKFTEVGYVGRDVEQIVRDLVDGAIAMVRDQMREDVKTNARHAAEERVIDAIAGSEAREGTRDMFRKKLKSGELDDTMIELDVADTSSPFPTMEIPGQPGANMGMMNLGDIFGKAMGNRTTRKKMTVAESYEVLIGEEADKLLDEETVNRAALEAVEQNGIVFLDEIDKVCARSDARGGDVSREGVQRDLLPLIEGTVVSTKHGPVKTDHILFIASGAFHIAKPSDLLPELQGRLPIRVELRALTEDDFVRILTETDNALTLQYTALMGTEDVTVTFEEDGIAALAKIAAEVNQSVENIGARRLYTVMERVFEELSFAAPDRSGESVIVNAEFVDKNLGTLAQSTDLSRYVL; this is translated from the coding sequence ATGACCGACCTGACCCCCCGCGAAATCGTTTCCGAACTGGATCGTTTCATCATCGGTCAAAACGACGCGAAACGCGCTGTGGCTGTGGCCCTTCGCAACCGTTGGCGTCGCAAGCAATTGCCTGACGATCTACGCGATGAAGTCTATCCAAAAAATATCCTTATGATCGGGCCAACCGGCGTTGGTAAGACCGAAATCAGCCGCCGCCTTGCCAAACTAGCCAAGGCACCGTTTCTGAAAGTCGAAGCCACAAAATTCACCGAAGTGGGTTATGTAGGCCGTGACGTGGAACAGATCGTTCGTGATCTGGTTGACGGCGCTATCGCAATGGTCCGCGACCAAATGCGCGAAGACGTAAAAACCAACGCCCGCCATGCAGCCGAAGAACGCGTGATCGATGCCATCGCCGGTTCAGAAGCTCGTGAGGGCACACGTGATATGTTCCGTAAGAAACTGAAATCTGGCGAATTGGATGACACAATGATCGAACTGGATGTGGCAGACACATCCAGCCCGTTTCCAACTATGGAAATTCCGGGCCAACCCGGCGCCAACATGGGTATGATGAATCTGGGCGACATCTTTGGAAAAGCGATGGGCAACCGCACAACGCGCAAGAAGATGACCGTCGCCGAAAGCTATGAGGTGTTGATCGGTGAAGAAGCTGACAAGCTTCTGGATGAAGAAACGGTGAACCGTGCAGCACTTGAAGCGGTCGAGCAGAACGGCATCGTCTTTCTGGACGAAATCGACAAGGTCTGCGCCCGCTCTGATGCGCGCGGCGGTGATGTCAGCCGCGAAGGTGTGCAGCGCGACTTGCTGCCTTTGATCGAAGGCACCGTGGTCAGCACGAAACACGGGCCCGTCAAAACCGACCACATTTTGTTCATCGCCTCAGGTGCATTTCACATCGCCAAGCCCTCCGATTTACTTCCCGAACTGCAAGGCCGTCTGCCTATTCGCGTCGAATTGCGCGCACTAACCGAAGATGACTTTGTGCGTATCCTGACAGAAACTGACAACGCACTGACCCTGCAATACACCGCATTGATGGGCACCGAAGACGTCACCGTCACCTTTGAAGAAGACGGAATCGCGGCATTGGCCAAGATCGCCGCAGAGGTGAACCAATCTGTTGAAAACATCGGTGCGCGGCGCCTGTACACTGTGATGGAGCGGGTCTTTGAAGAACTTTCCTTCGCAGCCCCGGATCGCAGCGGTGAAAGCGTGATCGTAAACGCGGAATTCGTAGACAAGAACCTTGGCACGCTGGCGCAATCAACGGACCTTAGCCGTTACGTTCTTTAG
- a CDS encoding alpha/beta hydrolase → MTVMRWIVLCLVFVVAGCSNRTAAPIVPSALSVGTNKTVFVGTTRKQGSEGLFGIERSSLSLLQLQVSIPPQRTPGTISDGLDKPNPMRDFTIADQKLFATPTAFRSTLRKDIQADGLPQDEVTIYVHGFNNSFADTAFRIAQLSHDLDLPGPMATYAWPSRGHPLGYEYDADSTLFARDGLLELIDNIQASGAKKIFLVAHSMGGRLVMETLRQIEIKTPGWSKRNLSGVMLISPDINADVFLSQIKSFKSLPQPFIVFTSTRDVLLRLSAGLRWEDQRLGNIEDIDVFADYPINFVDVSAFEDRSSGNHFVAGNSPALIALLKSPQRFDQEFLQGHAGSVGGLPGYRRVLRNATQVVILPAGER, encoded by the coding sequence ATGACTGTGATGCGTTGGATCGTTTTGTGCTTGGTTTTTGTTGTAGCTGGATGTTCGAACAGAACAGCCGCCCCCATTGTGCCATCCGCATTGTCGGTGGGCACAAACAAGACGGTGTTTGTCGGAACAACCCGTAAACAAGGGTCTGAAGGGCTATTCGGGATCGAACGATCAAGCCTAAGCCTTTTGCAGCTGCAAGTATCAATTCCCCCGCAACGCACCCCCGGCACAATTTCAGATGGCTTGGACAAACCGAACCCGATGCGAGATTTCACAATCGCCGACCAGAAATTGTTTGCCACGCCAACCGCTTTCAGAAGTACCCTTCGCAAAGACATTCAGGCCGACGGCCTGCCTCAGGACGAGGTGACAATCTATGTGCACGGGTTCAACAACAGCTTTGCAGATACGGCGTTTCGCATCGCCCAGTTGTCACATGACCTCGATTTGCCGGGACCTATGGCAACCTATGCGTGGCCCAGTCGCGGCCATCCGCTGGGGTATGAATATGACGCCGACAGCACCTTGTTTGCTCGGGACGGTTTACTAGAGCTGATCGACAACATTCAGGCAAGCGGTGCCAAAAAGATCTTCCTTGTGGCCCATTCAATGGGTGGTCGTTTGGTGATGGAAACCCTGCGTCAGATCGAAATCAAAACACCGGGCTGGAGCAAGCGAAACCTGTCCGGTGTGATGTTGATTTCACCGGATATCAACGCCGACGTGTTCTTGTCCCAGATCAAATCGTTCAAATCGCTACCTCAGCCATTTATTGTTTTCACGTCAACGCGCGACGTCTTGCTGCGTCTGTCCGCAGGCTTGCGATGGGAAGACCAACGCCTTGGCAACATAGAGGATATTGACGTCTTTGCGGATTACCCCATCAACTTCGTGGACGTCAGCGCCTTTGAAGATCGCAGTTCAGGCAATCATTTTGTTGCAGGCAATTCACCTGCTTTGATCGCTTTATTGAAATCGCCTCAAAGGTTCGATCAAGAGTTTCTTCAGGGGCACGCAGGATCTGTGGGTGGCTTGCCCGGCTACAGACGCGTCTTGCGAAACGCCACGCAAGTCGTGATCTTGCCCGCAGGCGAACGATAG